From one Triticum aestivum cultivar Chinese Spring chromosome 4B, IWGSC CS RefSeq v2.1, whole genome shotgun sequence genomic stretch:
- the LOC123092505 gene encoding DNA topoisomerase 6 subunit A3 isoform X2, with the protein MAAHALLTVPHATAGARLAAPLFTPAATRPSLCRANCRPGSLTNQQQRLRHLHPAAAATKPGAIGSAAEAAAAPAEGLVGSLQGVEVFDLSGKAVPVADLWRDRKAVVAFARHFGCVLCRKRADLLAAKQEAMEAAGVSLVLIGPGTVEQAKAFSDQTKFKGEVYADPDYSSYKALEFANGLFSTFTPSAGLKIIQLYREGYRQDWELSFEKNTRTKGGWYQGGLLVAGPGIDNISYIHKVTHTWYLMQKLRPDASILASLRALASAASKSKPAAASSAGAKALSEDDPASASSNYIVVADQDTTSVTSRINRLVLSVARSILAGRGFSFAVPSRASSNQVYLPDLDRIVLLRRESARPFANVATARKATVTARVLSLVHAVLRRGIHVTKRDLFYTDVKLFGDQSQSDAILDDVSCMLGCTRSSLHVVASEKGVVVGRLIFADDGDVIDCTRMGVGGKAIPPNIDRVSGIESDALFILLVEKDAAFMRLAEDRFYNRFPCIILTAKGQPDVATRLFLRRLKVELKLPVLALVDSDPYGLKILSVYMCGSKNMSYDSANLTTPDIKWLGVRPSDLDKYRVPEQCRLPMTDHDIKVGKEMLEEDFVKQNEGWVKELETMLRTKQKAEIQALSSFGFQYLTEVYLPLKLQQEDWI; encoded by the exons ATGGCGGCGCACGCGCTGCTCACCGTGCCGCACGCGACCGCCGGCGCGCGACTGGCCGCACCACTTTTCACCCCGGCCGCGACCAGGCCGAGCCTCTGCCGCGCGAACTGCCGGCCCGGCTCCCTCACCAACCAGCAGCAGCGGCTGCGCCACCTTCACCCTGCCGCTGCGGCCACCAAGCCCGGAGCCATAG GGAGCGCCGCGGAGGCTGCTGCGGCGCCGGCGGAGGGGCTCGTGGGGTCGCTCCAGGGGGTGGAGGTGTTCGACCTGAGCGGGAAGGCGGTGCCCGTCGCTGATCTGTGGAGAGACAGGAAGGCTGTGGTTGCGTTCGCCCGTCATTTCGG GTGTGTTCTATGCCGAAAGAGGGCCGACCTTCTGGCGGCTAAGCAG GAGGCAATGGAAGCTGCAGGAGTATCTCTTGTTTTAATCGGACCAGGTACTGTTGAACAG GCAAAGGCGTTTTCTGATCAAACCAAATTCAAAGGAG AAGTATATGCCGATCCAGATTACTCATCATATAAGGCTCTGGAATTTGCCAATGGCTTATTCTCAACATTTACTCCATCG GCGGGTCTGAAGATTATACAACTGTACAGGGAAGGATACAGGCAGGACTGGGAACTGTCATTTGAAAAGAACACCAGGACGAAAGGCGGATG GTATCAAGGGGGGCTCCTTGTTGCAGGCCCAGGCATCGACAACATCTCCTACATCCACAAG GTGACGCACACATGGTATTTGATGCA GAAGCTCCGCCCGGACGCCTCCATCCTCGCCTCCCTCCGCGccctcgcctccgccgcctccaAATCCAAGCCCGCGGCCGCGTCCTCAGCCGGAGCGAAAGCCCTCTCCGAGGACGACCCGGCCTCCGCCTCCTCCAACTACATCGTGGTCGCCGACCAGGACACCACCTCCGTCACCTCCCGCATCAACCGCCTCGTCCTCTCCGTCGCGCGAAGCATCCTGGCTGGCCGCGGCTTCTCCTTCGCCGTCCCCTCCCGCGCCTCCTCAAACCAGGTATACCTCCCGGATCTCGACCGCATCGTGCTCCTCCGCCGCGAGTCCGCGAGGCCCTTCGCCAACGTCGCCACCGCGCGCAAGGCCACCGTCACCGCGCGCGTCCTCTCCCTTGTCCACGCCGTCCTGCGCAGGGGCATCCACGTCACCAAGAGGGATCTCTTCTACACCGACGTGAAGCTCTTCGGCGACCAGTCCCAGTCGGACGCCATCCTCGATGACGTCTCCTGCATGCTTGGATGCACCCGCTCGTCACTCCATGTCGTCGCCTCTGAGAAGGGCGTTGTGGTTGGCCGCCTCATTTTTGCTGATGACGGCGACGTCATCGACTGCACGCGAATGGGCGTCGGCGGTAAGGCCATCCCGCCCAACATTGACAGGGTGTCAGGCATTGAGAGCGACGCTCTGTTCATCTTGCTTGTGGAGAAAGATGCTGCTTTCATGCGCCTCGCCGAGGACCGGTTCTACAACCGTTTTCCGTGCATCATATTGACAGCAAAGGGCCAGCCGGATGTTGCCACCAGGTTGTTCTTGCGCCGGCTTAAGGTAGAGCTGAAGCTGCCGGTGCTCGCATTGGTGGACTCTGATCCATATGGGCTCAAGATCTTGTCCGTGTATATGTGCGGCTCCAAGAACATGTCATATGACAGTGCCAATCTTACAACGCCAGATATCAAGTGGCTCGGCGTGCGGCCAAGTGATCTGGACAAGTACAGGGTACCGGAGCAGTGCCGGCTTCCCATGACTGATCACGATATCAAGGTAGGAAAAGAGATGCTAGAGGAAGACTTCGTGAAGCAAAATGAAGGGTGGGTGAAGGAGTTGGAGACGATGTTGCGAACAAAACAAAAGGCTGAGATTCAGGCTCTCAGCTCCTTTGGGTTCCAGTACCTGACTGAGgtatatctacccctcaagctgcAGCAGGAGGACTGGATTTGA
- the LOC123092505 gene encoding DNA topoisomerase 6 subunit A3 isoform X1 produces MSERKRRAGADAAAGGSTSKKPRGASAAASYAQSLRSKLRPDASILASLRALASAASKSKPAAASSAGAKALSEDDPASASSNYIVVADQDTTSVTSRINRLVLSVARSILAGRGFSFAVPSRASSNQVYLPDLDRIVLLRRESARPFANVATARKATVTARVLSLVHAVLRRGIHVTKRDLFYTDVKLFGDQSQSDAILDDVSCMLGCTRSSLHVVASEKGVVVGRLIFADDGDVIDCTRMGVGGKAIPPNIDRVSGIESDALFILLVEKDAAFMRLAEDRFYNRFPCIILTAKGQPDVATRLFLRRLKVELKLPVLALVDSDPYGLKILSVYMCGSKNMSYDSANLTTPDIKWLGVRPSDLDKYRVPEQCRLPMTDHDIKVGKEMLEEDFVKQNEGWVKELETMLRTKQKAEIQALSSFGFQYLTEVYLPLKLQQEDWI; encoded by the coding sequence ATGTCGGAGAGGAAGCGCCGGGCGGGGGCAGATGCGGCCGCGGGGGGTTCGACCTCGAAGAAACCGCGCGGCGCCTCGGCTGCCGCATCCTACGCCCAATCCCTCCGCTCGAAGCTCCGCCCGGACGCCTCCATCCTCGCCTCCCTCCGCGccctcgcctccgccgcctccaAATCCAAGCCCGCGGCCGCGTCCTCAGCCGGAGCGAAAGCCCTCTCCGAGGACGACCCGGCCTCCGCCTCCTCCAACTACATCGTGGTCGCCGACCAGGACACCACCTCCGTCACCTCCCGCATCAACCGCCTCGTCCTCTCCGTCGCGCGAAGCATCCTGGCTGGCCGCGGCTTCTCCTTCGCCGTCCCCTCCCGCGCCTCCTCAAACCAGGTATACCTCCCGGATCTCGACCGCATCGTGCTCCTCCGCCGCGAGTCCGCGAGGCCCTTCGCCAACGTCGCCACCGCGCGCAAGGCCACCGTCACCGCGCGCGTCCTCTCCCTTGTCCACGCCGTCCTGCGCAGGGGCATCCACGTCACCAAGAGGGATCTCTTCTACACCGACGTGAAGCTCTTCGGCGACCAGTCCCAGTCGGACGCCATCCTCGATGACGTCTCCTGCATGCTTGGATGCACCCGCTCGTCACTCCATGTCGTCGCCTCTGAGAAGGGCGTTGTGGTTGGCCGCCTCATTTTTGCTGATGACGGCGACGTCATCGACTGCACGCGAATGGGCGTCGGCGGTAAGGCCATCCCGCCCAACATTGACAGGGTGTCAGGCATTGAGAGCGACGCTCTGTTCATCTTGCTTGTGGAGAAAGATGCTGCTTTCATGCGCCTCGCCGAGGACCGGTTCTACAACCGTTTTCCGTGCATCATATTGACAGCAAAGGGCCAGCCGGATGTTGCCACCAGGTTGTTCTTGCGCCGGCTTAAGGTAGAGCTGAAGCTGCCGGTGCTCGCATTGGTGGACTCTGATCCATATGGGCTCAAGATCTTGTCCGTGTATATGTGCGGCTCCAAGAACATGTCATATGACAGTGCCAATCTTACAACGCCAGATATCAAGTGGCTCGGCGTGCGGCCAAGTGATCTGGACAAGTACAGGGTACCGGAGCAGTGCCGGCTTCCCATGACTGATCACGATATCAAGGTAGGAAAAGAGATGCTAGAGGAAGACTTCGTGAAGCAAAATGAAGGGTGGGTGAAGGAGTTGGAGACGATGTTGCGAACAAAACAAAAGGCTGAGATTCAGGCTCTCAGCTCCTTTGGGTTCCAGTACCTGACTGAGgtatatctacccctcaagctgcAGCAGGAGGACTGGATTTGA